The following coding sequences lie in one Hippopotamus amphibius kiboko isolate mHipAmp2 chromosome 17, mHipAmp2.hap2, whole genome shotgun sequence genomic window:
- the AOC2 gene encoding retina-specific copper amine oxidase isoform X3 produces MSFLTQQLGPRLVDAAQAQPSDNCVFSVELQPPPKAAALAHLDRGRPPPAREALAIVFFGGQPQPNVTELVVGPLPHPSYMRDVTVERHGGPLPYHRRPVLGTESAQMWKHLKEVELPKAPVFLASVFSYNGSTLAALHATPRGLRSGDRATWMALYHNISGVGIFLHPVGLELLLDHRALDPAHWAVQQVFYLGHYYADLGQLEWEFKAGRLEVVRVPLPRPDGASSLRSRVSPGPLPPLQFSPQGSRYSVQGNLVASSLWTFTFGHGVFSGMRIFDVRFKGERVAYEVSVQECVSVYGADSPKTMMTRYLDSSYGLGRHSRGLVRGVDCPYQSTMVDIHVLVGRGAVQLLPGAVCVFEEAQGLPLRRHHNHLQSHFYGGLAGSALVVRSVSSVGNYDYIWDFVLHPNGALEGRVHATGYINTAFLSRGEESLLFGNRVGEQVLGAVHTHAFHFKLDLDVAGLKNWVVAEDVVFKPVAAPWSPEHQLQRPQLTRQVLGREDLTAFFWGSPLPRYLYLASNQTNAWGHQRGYRIQIHSPLGIHMPLDSDMERALSWGRYQLVVTRRKEEESQSSSIYYQNDIWTPTMAFADFINNETLLGEDLVAWVTASFLHIPHAEDVPNTVTLGNRVGFLLRPYNFFDEDPSIFSPGSVYFEKGQDAGLCSVNHVACIPHLAACVPDLPAFSYPDL; encoded by the exons ATGAGCTTCCTGACCCAGCAGCTGGGCCCACGCCTGGTGGATGCAGCCCAGGCCCAACCCTCAGACAACTGCGTCTTCTCAGTGGAGCTGCAGCCGCCCCCCaaggctgcagccctggcccaccTGGACAGGGGGCGCCCCCCGCCTGCCCGGGAGGCACTGGCCATCGTCTTCTTTGGCGGACAGCCCCAGCCCAACGTGACTGAGCTGGTGGTGGGGCCGCTGCCGCACCCCTCCTACATGCGGGATGTGACTGTGGAGCGTCACGGGGGCCCCCTGCCCTATCACCGACGCCCCGTGCTGGGAACTGAGTCTGCCCAGATGTGGAAGCACTTGAAAGAGGTGGAGCTCCCCAAGGCACCCGTCTTCCTGGCTTCTGTCTTCAGCTACAATGGCTCCACCTTGGCAGCTCTGCACGCCACCCCTCGTGGCTTGCGCTCAGGGGACCGTGCTACCTGGATGGCCCTCTACCATAACATCTCAGGTGTTGGGATTTTTCTTCACCCCGTGGGGCTCGAGCTACTGCTGGACCACAGGGCCCTGGACCCTGCCCACTGGGCTGTCCAGCAGGTCTTCTACCTTGGGCACTACTATGCAGACTTGGGTCAGTTGGAATGGGAGTTTAAGGCTGGCCGGCTGGAAGTGGTTAGAGTTCCTCTACCCCGGCCAGATGGGGCCTCATCCCTGCGTTCCCGGGTCTCCCCAGGTCCTCTTCCCCCTCTTCAGTTCTCACCTCAGGGCTCCCGATACAGTGTACAGGGGAACCTGGTGGCATCCTCCCTCTGGACGTTTACCTTTGGCCATGGGGTGTTCAGTGGCATGAGGATCTTTGATGTCCGGTTCAAGGGTGAGCGAGTGGCCTATGAAGTGAGTGTCCAGGAGTGCGTGTCTGTCTATGGTGCCGACTCACCCAAGACGATGATGACCCGATACCTGGACAGCAGCTATGGACTTGGCCGTCACAGCCGGGGCTTGGTGCGGGGAGTGGACTGCCCGTATCAGTCTACCATGGTGGACATCCACGTGTTAGTGGGCAGAGGGGCAGTGCAGCTGCTCccgggggctgtgtgtgtgtttgaggaggCCCAGGGGCTACCCCTCCGAAGGCACCACAATCACCTCCAGAGTCATTTCTATGGTGGTTTGGCTGGCTCGGCCCTTGTAGTCAGGTCTGTGTCCTCTGTAGGCAACTATGACTACATTTGGGACTTTGTATTGCACCCAAATGGGGCACTTGAAGGGCGGGTCCATGCCACGGGCTACATCAACACAGCTTTCCTGAGCCGGGGAGAGGAGAGCCTCCTCTTTGGGAACCGCGTGGGGGAACAAGTGCTGGGGGCGGTGCACACACATGCCTTCCACTTCAAGCTGGACCTGGATGTGGCAG GGCTGAAAAACTGGGTGGTAGCTGAAGACGTGGTGTTTAAACCTGTGGCAGCCCCTTGGAGTCCGGAGCACCAACTGCAACGCCCACAGCTGACTCGGCAGGTCCTGGGAAGGGAGGACCTGACAGCTTTTTTTTGGGGGAGTCCCCTTCCCCGCTACCTGTACCTGGCTAGCAACCAGACTAATGCCTGGGGTCACCAGCGCGGGTACCGAATCCAGATCCACAGCCCTCTCGGCATACACATGCCCCTGGACAGCGACATGGAGAGGGCCCTCAgctgggggag ATACCAGCTTGTGGTGACCcgcaggaaggaggaggagtcaCAGAGCAGCAGCATCTATTACCAGAATGACATCTGGACACCCACTATGGCCTTTGCTGACTTCATCAACAATGAGACCCTCTTAGGAGAG gACCTGGTGGCTTGGGTTACAGCCAGCTTCCTGCACATCCCCCATGCTGAGGATGTCCCCAACACAGTGACGCTGGGGAACAGAGTTGGCTTCTTGCTCCGACCCTATAACTTCTTTGATGAGGACCCCTCCATCTTCTCCCCTGGCAGCGTCTACTTTGAAAAGGGCCAGGATGCTGGGCTCTGCAGTGTCAATCATGTGGCCTGCATCCCCCACCTGGCGGCCTGTGTCCCAGACCTACCCGCTTTCTCTTACCCAGACCTGTAG